The genomic segment ATACTCTtccatttttgtttatattacaaCCGAGGTTGCCATATTTATGGgggttttttaaaactaaataaaaatgcttataaacttttaagtattttagaaatttcacATTTTGGTTGTCAGTTTCTAattcaaatgaatttttttaggtCCATAGTGCAACAAACGAGATTTTTACGTGAAtaagactaataaaaaaattcggaCTTAGGGAGTTATTCTGTTAACAGTGCTGGCAAATGTCTTCCTTTtttgaattcaattttaaaaattattataattttctttttgcattttggaataaattagaTTGGAATTTAAGTTTCTTAAATCGTATttcagaattaattaaattgcttATAATTGGCGACCCTGTCTTCAAAAGTTAGTTCGTATTTAAAtccaaaatgtatttttttttcaatgaacaACCAATGTATAGAAACTCGCGAAAAAATGggaattttctataattttaaataaaaattaagaagtttGGCAACCATGCCTGCGAATTAATTCAATAAGTTTACAATTAATcgatttaaaaccatttttatttcaatttattcgTGATGAAAAAACACGTTTGTTGCACTGTGaccgttaatttaaaaaaagacagaataaatttgaaattcaaGGAATTATTTTTAGTGAACAGGGTTGCCAAATGtaagcatttttctttttttaatttaatgttatttttttagattaagaaTGAAATTGatgactaatttttttcaaggttcATAAGACAACAAACGTCCTttttcattataaataatatttaagaaaaatgttgattttctatttttaataatttattttataggaaGAGTTCCCAAATTTATGCATTTTTccgtaaaatttaaaaaacgtctaagggaatttttttaaattagattttctagtggcacttttgataattaatttttcaagtggTCTAGTGTAAGTAACACGTTTTTTCGCaacgaataaaatttaaaaaaaaattatttaaattgaaaaattgcgaaCTTATCAATTTAATTCAGAGCCTTAGTTGCCAAATTTCTGCATTTatacctaaaatttaaattcccatttttttttaaatttttaatgtaatttaacattttaagattCATAATGCGACGAACGagcttttacataaaaaaaatcggaaataaaacaatatattttgtaGACCGAGTTGCCAATGTAAGAAATTTTGAAGAACAGtgaattttcgattttttctttgattttggacagaatttttgaaaattcactttttccattgatattttcaaaattcgtagtatttttatcataaataaaatccAAACTATTGTGCGAACTCATCAGTTTAGTTCATAGGCAATGTTGCCAATTCCACAACTTTTACCATTCTCCTTTTTTCCTTTCAAGGTTGTCTTCTATGTATCCATTGCAATCACTCTGGCTTTGGCCTTTCCAGATGGACACGACCACGCCGACCATCACGTACGTATTTTTAAtaccaattaattaaaaaacaaacatctCCTTTTAACCTGACAGGCTCCCGCGGGATACCACTTCGAATACGGTGTCCACGATCCCCACACCAAAGATCACAAATCCCAAGAGGAGCACCGTGACCACGACAAGGTTAAAGGAAGTTACGTCGTCCACGAACCGGATGGTACCAAGAGGATCGTAGAGTACACCTCCAATAAACACGATGGGTTCCAAGCGGTGGTGAGACGTGAAGGACATGCCCAACATCCCGCCCATTATGGTAAAGACGGACATGGACATGCTGGACATGGACATGGTGGTGTCGGTGGTACCAGTTACGTAGGCGTTACCCATTGGGGACATGGTTCTGGCAAATAAAGACTGATAAATCTtagaaatttatttgttgaattaaaTACATGTTTTCGCtgaatttgtcttttattttacgAGAATAGTTTCAGTTATTCTTACATAGTAATACCTAATAAAACCGTAAAGAAATACACATTGTATTTGAAACACTCCGTATTTTTAGAAGTTCAATGATAAGTAAGATGCGTGCAGAAAGGAGAAACAGTGAGTGTAGAGCAAAAATGAATagaaaaaagaacattttaggatacaattacattatatattaataagaagAATTAGGGTTATTCTGTAAGGTGGATAGTAATTGGAATGTCTGGATCCActgaatttatatatatttattgaatgAATTAAAAGAATTCAAGGGGAATTTAGTAGTTAAGACAAAaggaaaaatatcatttaaatcaGCAAAAGTATTAGAGAAAGTTTTAATGATTCTTAGTCAATACAATTAATTAAGGAATATACAGGACATATAGAAGAATACCTAAAAAGGTAGTCAAGATATTTTAGAGTCATGGTTAGGGAATATCAAGgatgaaaaaagcaaaaatgtcTTCAGACTGCTTTGAGGAAAGTAAAACTACTTTGCCACGATTCTAATGCTATGCCATGATTCCTAATCTGCTTATTTAAGCGTATTAGGAATCATGGGTCTGAAACTCGGTATTAATTATAAACTTGCGTGCATAGAAATCGGCCCactgtaaacttttgactttaaatatatttttttaaaaaattatccatcagatcaaaaaaaaaaatatgctgtttgaaagacaatttaatatcctttaatatgagtataactttttatgaaaacttatttGAATATCCTATCTTTAACATAGTGAAATTAATGCATTAAGAAAattagacttttttattattaacataaataggGTTATTGacgatttaaaacttaatttttaataatgggtATGACCTCCTCTTGCCCTAATAACATCTCTCATACGATTAGGCATAGATCTAATCAAGTTTGCTATTGTTTCTTGTGGGATGTTTAGCCATTCTTCTTCTACTGCAACAATAAGCTCTGGGATCCAGTTTGGGGTACGAAGTCTAGCTCGAATTCTTCGTTTTAGCTCATCCCATAAATATTCGATCGGATTTAGGTCAGGACTGTATGCTGGCCACTCCATAACCCGAAAACCGACTTCTGCAATGTAATCTTGCACGATTCTCGCGGTGTGCGGCCTTGCGTTGTCATGCATAAAGGTAAATTCATCTCCAATGTAGTCGACCTAAGGTACCACATGAAATGCTAAAATCTCCTCGATATACCTAGCAGCCGTTAAACCTCTTCTTCCGTGAACACGGTCGCCCCTACAAATGAACTGAAGGTCGGTTCGTGCTTCTATAGAAATTGCACCTAGATCATGCAGGAACCACATCCATAAGCACTTCGCTCTTCAAAGCAGCAATCTGCAAATCGCACTCAAAGAAAATATGTAAACATTTATATTATGCACATATTTATAATACTCAATAGGTTTCTGGGGTAAAgtataatataaagtaaaatcaaattaaattataagaaatcttttattaaaatcctacaaaatatagcaataaaaaaaatgtgccaTTTACCACGTTACTATCTTAcccataatttaattaatttagaccaaattatattataaataaaaccaaatattcctctattaaatttattaatgtgaATAGTTTACATTCTTACTCAAACGGGCTTGGGCGGCTGTCGAATAACGACACGAGTCCATGGTAgcgaggaagaagaagaagaagaattcTTACTCCACTAGGCAAAGGAataaattgtataatattatcattCTGGTTATGATAGCTTATCAGTAGATATAAGAAATATCCACCAAAAGTTTCATGTTGACTACAtagaaatattaacattattttctgtatttatgtgtataataatgtttttttagaattatacgactttaaataaatattttcgctgactttattttttattttacgagaACACTTGAAGGTATCCATACACCACGCGGGTGTGACCACCATAAGGAAACTGGAAAGAAACTAtcaatttatgcaaaaaatcatttatatttatcaacatttttataagttattaaagcaataaattatttacaaaatatatataaagttaGCTTATCAGTAATGATGATAATCGACGTTCAAGTTGTACTGACTATGGAGATCTGGTACCCAATGATAATCTTGTTTCGGTACCGCAACCGCTACCCCTTTGGGCGTATCGAATCTTTGCTCGTGGACGTACGAGTAAGCACCACTTTTTTGCGCAACAGGCGCATATTCTTCCGGTACTCGTTCCTTATAAATCACTACAGGAGCTGGCACTGGCGCGTGGTACTGCTGAGGCACCTCATATTCTGGTACAACGTACTCGTGGATCTGCTTAGCGACAGGCACATGGTATTCGGGTTGAGTTAAAACGTATTTGTCTTTAGGAAGAACATATTTTTCCTGAGGAACCACGTATTTCTGTTGGGAAATCACATATTTCTGCTGAGGAACCAGGTATTTTTCCTGATTATCATATTGCTGTCCCCAGTACTCTTCGGGAAGAGCAAACTTAAGACCCTCGGCTTGTGGATAAAGGTGGATATCATTTACTGAAGTTTCCTCGTGGTGCTCCGGTACGTTGATGAAGAGCTCCGGTTTGGCAGCAATAGGAGCATGGACGTACTCCACTGGTTTAGTATAGATGTCGGCTACGACAGGCTTAAGGTCGCTGTAGTCTTCGTAGCCGCCGTCGTAGCTGTTGTATACCACCGAAGGTTCTTCTACGACAGTCGGGTGGGCCACAGGGGCAGCAAGGGCGACCTGAAGAATGAAGAGTTACTGGTATAATCATTTTAGAGTTAATTGGTACCTGATGGGGTTCTTCGGCTCCTCCATGGGTTTCCACACTGACGCCATGCGCATCGACTTTCTTAACTACAGCTCTAAAACCGTGGTCATCGGCAATGTAGTCTACGATCCGGGTGGAACCGTCTGGCTCTAGAAGACTGTAACTACCACGCACGGTACCGTCTTTATCTTTCGTTTCCCATTGGGACTTGTGATCTCCCGTGTGCGGGTCAGAGACCCCATACTCGTAGGCATAAGACTTTTGctaaaaattcgattttttttcttaggtttTAAATGCGGAAAGAGGAAGGAGAGAGAGAACTTACGTAATTGTCGTATTTGGCGGCATATTCGCCCGTGTAGCCGGAGTAGAGGGTTCCGGCTTCATATTCGGGTAAGGAACCGTGGGCCCCGAAAATGCCCAAATACAGACAAACGATCTATAAGggaacaaaatttgaaatatgtaGCAACACTGTTTAGATCATAAGTGTCAGATCTTTGATATGATAATGTCTGCGACGTTGCCGCATGGTGCCTTGagtatcataaaaaaaacattaaggcagtataaaatcaaacttttttttaatttttgatttgatgATATTCTCGATTATTACAGCTGCTATGTACTACAGGGTTGTTCTTTATATTCAAATAGATTCTAAGccctttaaatataaaagtttaccttaaatcgccaggaaaaaacaaagtttgtatttttaaatggaacatcttGTATTTTTGTGTATGAAATGAAAGACCTTGTTTttctgattataaaaaaatatatatgttaacGTTTGGTTTAGctgttctttaaaaatatacggtttagaaaaaaaaaactaaaatagttatttatgtagtGTGTAAAATggtcctttttttatgaatgggaaaaTGACAATTcccttgaataaaaaaaggtgatTTTACACATTCTACTTTCgaagaaaccttaaaaaaaaaataccgaaGTACTTTACGAATTAGTGCgtaaaaacgtcaaaaaaatttttgacaaattatgaaatagatgtcaaataaacgtcaaattactttttacgcactaatgcctaaaacactttttttaggcactagtacgtaaaaagttaaattttacaCACGGtagtagaaattattttttagctaaatCTCCGTTACTATGACGTTAATCGATGATAATAATAAAGCAAACAAAAGATATTTGTCAGACTGCCACtgtttttttctgtattttttaaatatgggtTATATGGAAGAAGAAAAGGTATATCAGCACATTCATCTGAAAATGATAATTTCTGCTAGATCCACCTTTTATTATACTGAAAGGGATATGAGAAACCGCAAAAATTTAAGATGAGAAAAAAACGCACAGTTATCACACGGATGAAAAactataaatgttattatattttccagcaaaaaagtaaatttatatttaggtacAATGTATTAGGTAAAATGTACCTTcttacatttataatttatggtttgattttttaagaaaaacgtaATTTATCACCCGTAGACGCTAGTAAATACTTTAAATGTTCTAGAAAAAACATTCAAAGAGTGCTACATAAATATAGATATCATCCTTACAAAATGCCGCGAAAATAAACAGATAACTATAAAATAAGAAGATTAACTTATTGCAGTGATATGTTAGATATGAAAAACtaacatatatttaataatatgttatcGACTCATTTTTACCACAGAAGGGATGTTACCAGAAAATCCTTACACttatgtgaaaataaaaaactagggCAGGATTtcattaaatgtgtggtgtgacATCCTTAGATACCGAATAATTGGACTCATTATATTTCAAGGATCCTTGACTAGAGATAGACTAAGCGTTTTAATGAGTGGATCAGAACTTATGGTTCCATTAACTGGACGCCAAATAGCTCTGATCTGACTCCATTCGACggttttctatgggggtacctaaGTAAATAAGTTTATAACGAAAAACGTGAAAATTTGAAGGATTTAAGGGAAAGAATCCAAAGAAGTATAAACTACTGAAATAAAGAACATCCTgagattattttcaataatctgTTGTAATTATACAGCAATATATatagtgaatttttaaagcaaaaaaacatttaattttttttatatacctacttcaaaaaagttaaaacaaatattatatatgttttaaatcCGAAGGTAAAAATATTGCACTTTTAATATACAAGGtgatcaatttaaaaaatacaaactttgtgattttttattaactttgcgatacccttgtattatattttagaacATTTCCAGACAATTTTAGGTAACTTCTAGaactttttatatttgaagctttttttcgccttgtataatattgttttgTAAGCATAGTGCGGATTTAAAGAAGAAAAgtggtttcattaaaaaattaattaaacatttactCTTGAGGGTACTATTGAGacgaaatacaaaaatatttttgtttcctAAATTAACACACTTTGCCGTTAATCCCACAATAACACACGAAAGATCACTTAAAAGTttcacaaaaaacaaaaataaattaaccgcCGAAATTGATAAATACTAACCAGAGATATCGACATGTTGCgccaaaccgaaaaaaaaataattgagatTGAAATTTTCACGGTGTTGTGCAAATAGGTGGCTGAATTTTAATACTGAATGGTAAAGTACGACCcgcttatttatatataaaatacgcCAAGACCAATAAGAAATCAATCAGAGGCACTAATTTGATAGTAAAGGCCTTCGGAATTGTTTGTCGGACAGGCGGATGAAAAATTTCAGACAAAAATCGGTAAAATGACTCAGTAGGTTTATCGGTGAACCTACGACTTAACTTGGGTGTggtttaacatattttttttcttaattaattatatccggtataagtaatattttaggGTTTGCGGAACTCTCACCTGAATTATTCAAGTTCATTATCACATTCTTAGCATTATGTTTAGGGTAAGACAAAATTGAACTGAGAAGGATCAATATGTCTGAACCGTAACTTTAATAAGATTATTGGGAAAATGCTATTTATCTTAAGCATGATTAGAGGAGAAACATATTAAACTTCACTGCAGTTCAATCaatggtaaaattaataaaaacgtgatttttataaaaaaaaatctatttccaggcagttggcattttctaaaagtaaatttaatgaaGAACCCGATTTCCATGACTCTAATGAACAgtgaaattaactaaaaaaataaattaaaaatcatcttaAACTGATCTTTGAGAAgcaatttttaatagaaaactcGTTTAACTTAATTGAAGTTACTTTATAGTcaaagcaaatgaaatttgcaATAGTTAAAGTAATTCTTCATTCTTTGCAAGtgaatttatcaaaatcaaatttatttattgacttcttcgtaaaacaattataattttattgtagcaGGTCAAAAATGTGCTAATCTGAGTGCTATATTTTATCAATGCAAAACGAAAGTCGTCGATTAAAATGGACTTGACtcgacaataaaaaaataatttacatgtcataattcgaatattttaattccc from the Anthonomus grandis grandis chromosome 10, icAntGran1.3, whole genome shotgun sequence genome contains:
- the LOC126741361 gene encoding uncharacterized protein LOC126741361 produces the protein MSISLIVCLYLGIFGAHGSLPEYEAGTLYSGYTGEYAAKYDNYQKSYAYEYGVSDPHTGDHKSQWETKDKDGTVRGSYSLLEPDGSTRIVDYIADDHGFRAVVKKVDAHGVSVETHGGAEEPHQVALAAPVAHPTVVEEPSVVYNSYDGGYEDYSDLKPVVADIYTKPVEYVHAPIAAKPELFINVPEHHEETSVNDIHLYPQAEGLKFALPEEYWGQQYDNQEKYLVPQQKYVISQQKYVVPQEKYVLPKDKYVLTQPEYHVPVAKQIHEYVVPEYEVPQQYHAPVPAPVVIYKERVPEEYAPVAQKSGAYSYVHEQRFDTPKGVAVAVPKQDYHWVPDLHSQYNLNVDYHHYIYQSLFARTMSPMGNAYVTGTTDTTMSMSSMSMSVFTIMGGMLGMSFTSHHRLEPIVFIGGVLYDPLGTIRFVDDVTSFNLVVVTVLLLGFVIFGVGIVDTVFEVVSRGSLAMSPMSGLNVAGTTDTTSVSMFTIMGRMLGMSFAMYHRLEPIVFIRGVLYDPLGTIGFVKGVTSLYLVVIAMFVLRFFVVGMGIVDAIFKVVPRNLQVYVRELLKLVLNNAVSKAKPDVSTLYDSIETQLRALETLGITPDKYSSMLYPLIESCLPKDLLRVWQRTSGILCAEISNEEEPDEIGYLLFIASDLTLTMNPLTALCFALVATNAVLAQHYGYGHEDHHTAPHYQFEYGVHDPHTHDIKSQYEHRDHDNVKGGYTLHEPDGTQRIVEYTSDPHSGFQAVVKRVGHAQHPAHYGKHGHGHGGVGGTSYVGVTHWGHGSGR
- the LOC126741162 gene encoding adult-specific cuticular protein ACP-20-like, whose amino-acid sequence is MSLTSSNMNTFTVVFYVSIAITLALAFPDGHDHADHHAPAGYHFEYGVHDPHTKDHKSQEEHRDHDKVKGSYVVHEPDGTKRIVEYTSNKHDGFQAVVRREGHAQHPAHYGKDGHGHAGHGHGGVGGTSYVGVTHWGHGSGK